The Quercus robur chromosome 7, dhQueRobu3.1, whole genome shotgun sequence genome has a segment encoding these proteins:
- the LOC126693341 gene encoding probable auxin efflux carrier component 1b has product MITLTDLYHVLTAVVPLYVAMILAYGSVKWWKIFSPDQCSGINRFVALFAVPLLSFHFISTNNPYAMNFKFIAADTLQKVIVLVVLAIWSRASSRGSIEWSITLFSLSSLPNTLVMGIPLLKGMYGDASGTLMVQIVVLQCIIWYTLMLFLFEYRGARLLIVEQFPDTAGSIISFRVDSDIISLDGKEPLETQAEVGEDGKLHVTVRKSASSRSEIFSRRSHGPNSGLSLTPRPSNLTNAEIYSLQSSRNPTPRGSSFNHTDFYSMVNGKNASNVSPRQSNFGNLGFDEESGVNVFGNAGRANGAYPAPPSAGIFSPGTTKKKANGVGGGGEGGKDLHMFVWSSSASPVSEGGIHVFRGGEYGNELGAGVGHQKDYDEFGRDEFSFGNRPVTNGVDREGPVLSKLGSSSTTELHPKTGAHVESKLTNMPPASVMTRLILIMVWRKLIRNPNTYSSLIGLTWSLVSFRWKIEMPAIVAGSIAILSNAGLGMAMFSLGLFMALQPKIIACGNSIAAFAMAVRFITGPAVMAAASYAIGLRGVLLHIAIVQAALPQGIVPFVFAKEYNVHPDILSTGVIFGMLIALPITLVYYILLGL; this is encoded by the exons atgattactCTCACAGACCTCTACCATGTCCTCACAGCGGTTGTGCCTCTCTATGTGGCTATGATCTTAGCTTACGGTTCTGTAAAATGGTGGAAAATCTTCAGCCCTGACCAATGCTCAGGCATCAACCGCTTTGTTGCCCTATTTGCAGTCCCTCTGCTTTCCTTTCACTTCATCTCCACCAACAACCCCTATGCCATGAACTTCAAGTTCATAGCAGCTGACACTCTTCAAAAAGTTATAGTCTTGGTGGTCCTAGCCATTTGGTCAAGGGCCAGCTCAAGAGGCTCAATTGAATGGTCCATCAcgctcttctctctctcctctcttcccAACACGCTTGTCATGGGTATTCCTTTACTCAAAGGCATGTACGGTGATGCCTCAGGGACTCTCATGGTTCAAATAGTTGTCCTCCAATGTATCATTTGGTACACACTCATGCTTTTCTTGTTTGAGTACAGAGGAGCCAGGCTTTTAATCGTTGAGCAATTTCCAGACACTGCTGGCTCTATCATATCTTTCAGAGTTGATTCTGATATCATTTCTTTAGATGGGAAAGAACCACTTGAAACCCAAGCTGAAGTCGGTGAAGATGGTAAACTCCATGTCACTGTTAGAAAATCCGCTTCTTCTCGTTCAGAAATCTTCTCTCGCCGCTCTCATGGTCCAAATTCTGGTCTTTCACTCACTCCTCGACCTTCAAACTTAACAAATGCTGAGATTTACTCTCTCCAATCTTCAAGAAACCCAACTCCTAGAGGTTCTAGTTTCAACCACACTGATTTTTACTCCATGGTGAATGGTAAGAATGCTAGCAATGTGAGCCCAAGGCAATCCAATTTTGGAAACTTGGGTTTTGATGAAGAGAGTGGAGTAAACGTGTTTGGAAACGCAGGGAGAGCTAATGGGGCTTATCCAGCTCCTCCTAGTGCTGGGATTTTCTCACCTGGAACTACAAAGAAGAAGGCTaatggtgttggtggtggtggtgagggAGGAAAAGACCTTCACATGTTTGTATGGAGCTCAAGTGCTTCCCCTGTGTCAGAAGGTGGCATCCATGTTTTCAGAGGTGGAGAGTATGGGAACGAGCTTGGTGCTGGGGTTGGTCACCAAAAAG ATTATGATGAGTTTGGTCGGGATGAGTTCAGCTTTGGGAACAGGCCGGTGACAAATGGTGTTGACAGGGAAGGTCCTGTGCTTTCCAAGCTTGGTTCAAGCTCTACAACTGAGCTTCATCCCAAGACTGGGGCTCATGTTGAATCAAAGCTGACAAATATGCCGCCTGCTAGTGTTATGACCAGACTCATTTTGATTATGGTGTGGCGAAAGCTCATTAGGAATCCCAATACATACTCCAGCTTGATTGGCCTCACTTGGTCTCTGGTTTCATTCAG GTGGAAAATTGAAATGCCGGCCATAGTAGCTGGTTCAATAGCCATTCTCTCTAATGCTGGTCTCGGAATGGCCATGTTTAGTCTTG GTCTTTTCATGGCATTGCAGCCAAAAATTATTGCATGTGGGAACTCCATTGCTGCCTTCGCCATGGCTGTTCGATTCATCACTGGTCCTGCGGTCATGGCTGCTGCCTCATATGCTATTGGACTAAGAGGAGTTCTGTTGCACATTGCTATTGTCCAG GCTGCTCTTCCCCAAGGGATTGTCCCCTTCGTTTTTGCAAAGGAATACAATGTTCATCCTGACATTCTCAGCACTGG GGTTATATTTGGGATGCTAATAGCTCTTCCTATTACACTAGTTTATTACATCTTGCTGGGACTTTGA